One Burkholderia sp. 9120 genomic window, CGACGTGTTGTCGTGGTGGCCGGAAGCCGCGATGCTGCATGCCATTTCGTTTCAGCAGGGGCGTGCCGTGCGCTATTGCAATCGCTGGGCACGCACCAGGCGTTGGGCGCAGGCGCAGGATTTCGCGGACGTGTCGCCGATGCTCGACACGAATCCGAACGTTAACGTGCTCGTTCATGCCGGCGAAATCCTGGCGCTCGCGGAAGGCGGCGCGCCGCTGGCCATCACGGCGGGCCTTGATACGCTCGGCGCGGCCCGCTGTCATCCGGGCCTCGTGCAAGGCATGACCGCGCATCCCAAGGTCGATCCACGAACCGGCGAACTGATGACGTTTCGCGCCGGTTGGGAAAAACCGTGGCTGCGCTACGGCGTGAGCGATGCGCACGGCAACACGACAGTCGAGATGGAAATCGAATTGCCGTCCCGGTCTCCTTCGATGATGCACGACATGGCGATCACCGCGACGCGGAGCATCCTGTTCGACCTCAACGTCGCGTACGACTTTTCGATGCTGTCGCGCGGTTATCGCATGCCTTTGCGCTGGCATGACGATCGGCAGGCGCGGATCGGTGCGATGCCGCGTCATGGTGGCGCGATGCGCTGGTTCGACGTGACGTCGTGCATGATCCTGCACGTGGTGAATGCTTACGATGTGGGCGCAACCACTGTCGTTCTGGATGTTGTCCGGTACTCCGAGTTCCTGCGGTTATCGACTAGCGGAGCGGGTTTTCTAGACAACCCGCTCGGCGTGCTGTGGCGTTACGTGATCGATCTCGATCGCGGTACGGTGCTCGAAACGCCGCTCGACGATACGGGCATCGAACTGCCCCGCATCAACGAAACGCGGACCGGTCAGCCCTATCGGTTTCTATACGCGGTCGAGCAACCGACCAATACGGAAATGCGTGGCGTCGTGTGTTATGACCTGGAACGTGGCTCGCAGCAACGCTACGCAGTGCCGGAAGGGGATCAGAACAGCGAGCCCGTATTCGTGCCGCGTCCCGGAGCGACGAGTGAAGATGACGGCTGGCTGCTTGTATGTGTCTACCGGCAGGCGAGCAATACGACCGACGTGGTGATTCTCGATGGCCGGCAAATAGACGGCGATCCGATCGCGACCGTGCGACTGCCGAGGCGAATTCCCGCGGGGTTTCACGGAGCATGGCTGCCGGGGAACGGTTAGGCCGGTTGTCAGGCCGTGGGGTTTGAGAAATCGCTTGATTTGGAAATATTCATTTCCTATACTGCCGCCATGACGACTCACACTCATGCACCGAGAGCCCCCCGTAGTCCTGGCCGTCCTCGTGAATTCGATATGGACATGGCGCTAGACGGCGCCATCAGGATCTTCCGCGAACGGGGATTCCACGCGACGTCGCTCGGCGAGCTGGGCGCCGCGATGAACCTGACGGCGGGCAGTATCTACAAGGCGTTTGCCGATAAGCGCGCGGTGTTTCTTGCCGCATTCGAGCGCTACACTGAGATTCGTCAGGCGAGCTTGCAACGTTCGATCAATGCGGCGGGGTCCGGCCGTGACAAGGTGCTCGCGGTCCTACATTTCTATGCCGAGTCGGCTCACGGAGTCGAAGGCGAGCGCGGGTGTCTGGTCGTGGGCAGTGCCACCGACCTTGCGACCTTCGATAGTGAGGTGGCCGGTCGTATCACCGCCGCCTTGCAGCGTACGGAAAAGCTGTTGGCGGATCTGATCCGGTCAGGTCACAAAGACGGCTCGATTCCTTCGGCCGTTGAGGTTGCATCCACCGCGCGCTTGCTGCTGAGTGTGACGCAAGGATTCAGAATCGTGGGCAAAGCGGGGCGAACCCGCGCGCAAATGATGGCCGCCGCCGATCAGGCGATGCGCCTGTTGAGTTAGTACAAGCTGACTGCCTCCTTCAGATGCCGGGCGGTTTTTTTTTGCTATTTAGGAAGTGAATATTTCCTAACTATTTTTCTTCATCAAGCACTGATCGGAAAGCTTTCCGCACAGCGAAAATCAGGGAGTTCCCATGTCGACAACGGATTCATTTGCGGCTTTACCGGTCAGCCCAAAACTCGTCAATGCGGCGCCGCCGTCGAGACCGGTTGCCGGCTTAGCCGGATTCGAGCATCGGTACGAGACGGTCAATGGCGTCCGGCTTCATTATGTGCGAGGTGGCAAGCCGAACGGCGATGTCGTCGTGCTGCTGGCAGGCTTTCCCGAGAGCTGGTTCGCGTGGCGCAAAGTGATGTCGCTGCTCGCGCCGGTCTCCCAGATCGTTGCACTGGATCTTCCTGGGCAGGGCGATTCCGATCGACCGACAGACGGCTATGACACGCAGACACTGGCCCAGCAGGTTCATCGTTTTCTTCAGCAACTCGGCATTAGCCAGTACTCGCTCGCCGCTCACGATGTGGGCGCATGGGTCGCTTATCCGTATGCGGCGCTATTCGGCAGTGAAATTCATAGGCTCGCGTTGCTGGATGCGGGCATTCCGGGCATCACCTTGCCCGCTGCACTCCCCACCGCACCGGACCGCGCGTGGCGTACCTGGCATTTTTCGTTTCACACGATTCCTGATTTGCCTGAGACGCTGATTGCGGGTCGCGAGCGGGAATATCTGGACTGGTTTCTGCGTCGAAAGACCGCGAATCCGGATGCGTTTTCCGACGCGGACCTCGACGAGTATCTGCGTATTTTCGTAAAAGACGGCGGCCTGCGGGCGGGGCTGGCTTACTATCGCACCGCATCGCTCTCCGCGCGGCAGAACGGCGAGTTGAGCGCAAACGGCAAGCTGCCGACGCCTTTGTTAGCGCTCGGTTCCGATCAAGGATCTATTGCCGACATGGCGACGCCGTTGCGCGAGTTTTTCGTCGACGTTCAGGGTTGCACGATTAGCCACTGCGGCCACTTTCTTCCCGAAGAGCAACCGCAAATCGTTGCCGACGAGCTTGCCGCGTTTTTCGGACTGGACGCCTTATGCAAGAATAGGGACTCTTCAAATGGAATGGATTGAAGCTATGACCGCAAGTGGCCGCACCCGAGTCAATGTCCGACGCCTTACCCCGACTGAATGGCCGCGCGCGTTTCCCATCATTGTCCAGTTGCGCGCACTGGATGAGGCGGAGTTCCTGCAACGGGCACGCCGCCAGGCGCACACCGGTTATGAACTCGTCGGCGCATTTGAAGGGGACGTGCTGATCGGCGTCATGGGCATGCGGCCGGTTCATACGCTCGCACGCGGTGCTCACTTGCATATCGACGACCTGGTCGTCGACGCCAGCGTACGAGGCAGCGGCGCCGGCCGCGCGTTGATGGACTATGCCGAAGCCGATGCACAGGCACGCGAAATGACGGCCGTGTTTCTCGACGCGCATCCGGATGCGGTTCCGTTCTATGAGCGGCAGAACTTTGCGCTGCATCTCGCACCGTCGATGAGAAAGCTTATTTCGCGGTAGTTGCCGCCCTGATCTCGTCTAACGCCATTGCCAAACAAATAAAATGAAATTGACGTTCGAACAGAAGTCGACGCTGCCACTCAGCGCACTCGACGTGTGGCGCCGCGTGACGACACCGGCAGGCATCAACGACGAATTGTTCCCCTGGTTGCGCATGACCACGCCGTTCGCATTGCGTGGCAAGACGATCGAGCAGTTACCGCGCGGTCAGTACCTTGGCCGAAGCTGGTTGCTCGCGTTCGGTTGGCTCCCGGTGGACTTCGACGACCTGACGCTAGCCGAAGTGGACGTCGAACCGGACTACCGGTTCAAGGAAACGTCGCGCATGCTGGGTATCCGCACATGGGTACATGAACGGACTGTTCGCGACGCAAGCGGAGGGTGCGAGGTGCATGACCGCTTGACCTTCGAATTGCGTTGGCCCGGCGCAAAAATACCGA contains:
- a CDS encoding carotenoid oxygenase family protein — protein: MATNSRLSFDLNAGATAPVVDEVDLIDLPVIGTLPLELNGVLVRNGPNPLSGRFAGNDVLSWWPEAAMLHAISFQQGRAVRYCNRWARTRRWAQAQDFADVSPMLDTNPNVNVLVHAGEILALAEGGAPLAITAGLDTLGAARCHPGLVQGMTAHPKVDPRTGELMTFRAGWEKPWLRYGVSDAHGNTTVEMEIELPSRSPSMMHDMAITATRSILFDLNVAYDFSMLSRGYRMPLRWHDDRQARIGAMPRHGGAMRWFDVTSCMILHVVNAYDVGATTVVLDVVRYSEFLRLSTSGAGFLDNPLGVLWRYVIDLDRGTVLETPLDDTGIELPRINETRTGQPYRFLYAVEQPTNTEMRGVVCYDLERGSQQRYAVPEGDQNSEPVFVPRPGATSEDDGWLLVCVYRQASNTTDVVILDGRQIDGDPIATVRLPRRIPAGFHGAWLPGNG
- a CDS encoding TetR/AcrR family transcriptional regulator, whose translation is MDMALDGAIRIFRERGFHATSLGELGAAMNLTAGSIYKAFADKRAVFLAAFERYTEIRQASLQRSINAAGSGRDKVLAVLHFYAESAHGVEGERGCLVVGSATDLATFDSEVAGRITAALQRTEKLLADLIRSGHKDGSIPSAVEVASTARLLLSVTQGFRIVGKAGRTRAQMMAAADQAMRLLS
- a CDS encoding alpha/beta hydrolase yields the protein MSTTDSFAALPVSPKLVNAAPPSRPVAGLAGFEHRYETVNGVRLHYVRGGKPNGDVVVLLAGFPESWFAWRKVMSLLAPVSQIVALDLPGQGDSDRPTDGYDTQTLAQQVHRFLQQLGISQYSLAAHDVGAWVAYPYAALFGSEIHRLALLDAGIPGITLPAALPTAPDRAWRTWHFSFHTIPDLPETLIAGREREYLDWFLRRKTANPDAFSDADLDEYLRIFVKDGGLRAGLAYYRTASLSARQNGELSANGKLPTPLLALGSDQGSIADMATPLREFFVDVQGCTISHCGHFLPEEQPQIVADELAAFFGLDALCKNRDSSNGMD
- a CDS encoding GNAT family N-acetyltransferase encodes the protein MTASGRTRVNVRRLTPTEWPRAFPIIVQLRALDEAEFLQRARRQAHTGYELVGAFEGDVLIGVMGMRPVHTLARGAHLHIDDLVVDASVRGSGAGRALMDYAEADAQAREMTAVFLDAHPDAVPFYERQNFALHLAPSMRKLISR